A region from the Hydra vulgaris chromosome 10, alternate assembly HydraT2T_AEP genome encodes:
- the LOC136086345 gene encoding receptor-interacting serine/threonine-protein kinase 1-like — MCINLKKLKHGNVVRFKGYCLRPSIIGFEYCCVKLYGDDVNNLSHLIAVLNSDNIFELNDRLNYISQVLNGLAYLHQENIIHCDLKPCNMLVKGKSEKDLVIKIADFDELLRLKQTVTSSCTTYSHFRGVTLSYTAPELCQCIVLKPSKESDIYSFGVSAFEILSDASAWDEVLPLLNDTMLLNGLLHGKRPNIKKLEKLYTSKECEHVSLAIIECWDSDFTKQPTSEMLKERFESLTNKPSLQLTKKVILKEQVNLEVAVETTLHKYPKRGKKVEDVSINYVGKTDPPGFQKHYINKDIAFGY, encoded by the exons atgtGCATAAACCTCAAAAAGCTCAAGCATGGCAATGTTGTTCGATTTAAGGGCTATTGTTTAAGGCCTTCAATTATTGGATTTGAGTATTGTTGTGTCAAGTTATATGGAGATGACGTAAATAACTTGTCGCATCTTATTGCTGTATTAAATAGTGATAATATTTTTGAGTTAAATGATCGATTAAATTACATTTCTCAAGTTTTGAATGGACTAGCATACCTTCACCAAGAAAACATTATTCATTGCGATCTAAAACCCTGCAATATGCTAGTTAAAGGAAAATCTGAAAAagatttagtaattaaaatagcTGACTTCGATGAGCTTTTGAGGTTGAAACAAACAGTCACATCTAGTTGTACAACGTATTCTCATTTTAGAGGAGTGACGTTAAGTTATACTGCACCTGAACTTTGTCAGTGTATTGTTCTAAAACCATCTAAGGAAAGTGATATTTACTCTTTTGGAGTTTCTGCTTTTGAAATACTATCTGATGCTTCTGCTTGGGATGAAGTTCTTCCATTGCTAAATGATACAATGCTATTAAATGGTCTCCTTCATGGAAAAAGaccaaacataaaaaaactggaaaaattATACACATCAAAAGAATGTGAACATGTTTCTTTAGCTATAATTGAATGTTGGGATTCTGATTTTACGAAACAACCAACATCAGAGATG CTTAAAGAACGATTCGAAAGTTTGACTAATAAACCATCTcttcaattaacaaaaaag GTTATTTTGAAAGAACAAGTAAATCTTGAAGTAGCAGTCGAAACAACACTGCATAAATACCCTAAACGTGGCAAAAAAGTTGAAGATGTTTCTATAAATTATGTAGGGAAGACAGATCCACCTGGTTTCCAAAAACATTATATTAACAAAGATATCG cTTTTGGATATTAA